The following are from one region of the Corylus avellana chromosome ca1, CavTom2PMs-1.0 genome:
- the LOC132167638 gene encoding uncharacterized protein LOC132167638 codes for MSATPSRQKSYADNQRRPLEFNIGDHVFLKISPMRGVMRFGKKGKLSPRFIGPLEITQRIRRLAYRVALSLDLVRTHDIFHMSMLWKYIANPDAIVEYESLGIQVGLTYVEEPMKIMDKKKQVLRTKTIPIVKLFEDNVVPVNGWEEIAQEPTEPDNNDSTNERTNRRFSVDLGNLDHLEYSKRYTTQGQIQGGRGGASAHPQLPKIPPSMVQPALDFGVEKIIL; via the exons ATGAGTGCAACTCCGAGTCGGCAGAAGAGTTATGCTGATAACCAAAGGCGACCATTGGAATTCAACATAGGGGATCATGTGTTCCTCAAGATATCACCCATGAGGGGAGTGATGCGATTTGGAAAGAAGGGGAAGCTCAGTCCTCGATTTATTGGACCACTTGAGATCACCCAGAGGATTAGGAGATTGGCGTATAGAGTCGCCTTATCCCTAGATTTGGTCAGAACGCATGACATTTTCCACATGTCAATGTTGTGGAAGTACATTGCTAATCCTGATGCGATTGTGGAATACGAGTCGTTGGGAATCCAGGTGGGATTGACCTACGTTGAAGAACCAATGAAGATCATGGATAAGAAGAAGCAAGTACTACGTACCAAGACGATCCCTATCGTTAAG TTGTTTGAGGACAACGTAGTGCCAGTTAATGGATGGGAGGAGATAGCCCAAGAACCTACTGAGCCCGATAACAATGACTCTACGAATGAAAG gactaatagaaggttttccgtAGATTTGGGAAACCTGGATCATTTGGAATACTCAAAGCGTTAtacgacccag GGGCAGATCCAGGGGGGTCGAGGGGGGGCATCCGCCCACCCTCAACTCCCAAAAATCCCCCCTagtatg GTGCAGCCTGCTTTGGACTTTGGagtggaaaaaataatattgtaa